TCTTTCTCCTTCCGTCCGTCCATCCGGGCCCGGCGCCGCACCGACCGTCATGCCCGTAACTAGACGGGAAACGGGCTGATCGGGGCGCTGTGAGGACCGGTCGTACGAACGATGACGTTTACCTAGACAACAGCGATGCGCCACGTTACCGCATCTGGTCCCGGTGACCTAATCTTCCGGCTGTCTTCCGGCTCTCCGGCGGACTGTCCGACGGACGGCTCCCACGATTTCACGGTCCAGGGGAGGAGGGGTTACGATATGCGGTTGTGTCTGCCCGCGCGAGGCGCTGTGGCGGATCCACTACTCCAAACCCGACCCAGGTACGACCCGGCACCCGCATGGTGCGGGGACCGGCCTGGTGCACAACCCTGAGGGATTGAGAATGAAGAGCGATATCCACCCCGACTACCACCCGGTGGTCTTCAAGGACGCGAGCACGGGACACCAGTTCCTCACCCGCTCCACCGCCACCTCCGACCGCTCCGTGGAGTGGGAGGACGGCAACGAGTACCCGCTGATCGTCGTTGACGTCACCAGCGAGTCGCACCCGTTCTGGACCGGTGCGCAGCGTGTCATGGACACCGCCGGCCGTGTCGAGAAGTTCCAGCGCCGCTACGGCAACCGCATCCGCCGTACCAAGAAGAACTAACCGAGGAGGGTAGAGAACAATGGCAGTTCCGAAGTTCCGTCGGTCCCGTGCGAACACGCACTCGCGCCGCTCGCAGTGGAAGTCCGACAACGTCGCCCTCCAGACCGTCAAGGTCGAGGGTCGTGAGGTGCAGATCCCGCGTCGCCTGGTGAAGGCCGCGCAGCAGGGCCTCGTCAACCTGGACTAGTGTCCGGGGCACCGCGCACCGTCCACCGGTGTGCGCATCGGCCGCCGTCGCCCCGTTCGGGGTACGGCGGCCGACGTATGTGTGCAGCATCACAGAGGGTGAGTACAGGCAGCAGAAAAGCGACGGGGGACCTTTGCTGCGCTGGCATGAAGTCACTTCATTTTTAGCCGAATCGTGACCAACTTCCTGTAGATTCCCTGATACTCCCGGCTCGGGGGCATCTCTCGGGGAAGAAGTGGTGCACAATGGATCTCATGAAAATTCTTGTTGTAGATGACGACCAGTCTGTGCGCGACTCGCTGCGCCGGTCGCTGACCTTCAACGGCTACGACGTGTCCCAGGCGGTCGACGGGGAGGAGGCGCTGACCCAGGTACACCAGGAAAGTGCCGACCTCGTGATCCTGGATGTCGGACTGCCGGGGAAGGACGGCCTGGAGGTGTGCCGCGAGCTCCGCAGCCACGGCAGCGACGTCCTGATCCTCATGCTCTCCGACCAGGCCGAGGTCGCCGACCGGGTTGCCGGTCTGGACGCCGGCGCGGACGACTTCCTCGCCAAGCCCTTCGCCCTGGAGGAGCTGCTGGCCCGGGTGCGCTCGCTGTACCGCCGGTCGATGCGGACCGCGGCATCCCTGGCCAAGGAGACCAAGCCGCTGCACTTCGAGGACCTCAGCCTCAACCCGGAGACCCGCGAGGTCAGTCGCGGGGAACGGCACATCAGCCTGACCCGCACCGAGTTCGCGCTGCTGGAGCTGCTGATGCGCAATGCGCGCAAGGTGCTGTCCCGCACGACGATCCTCGAGGAGGTCTGGGGTTACGACTTCCCGACCTCGGGCAACGCCCTCGAGGTCTACATCGGCTATCTGCGCCGGAAGACCGAGGCGGACGGGGAATCCCGCCTGATCCACACAGTGCGCGGCGTGGGCTATGCGCTGCGCGAGACGGCTCCCTGATCCACCGGCGGAGAGCACAGCGGCCACGGGAGGCCGCGATCCTGCCCGGTACCAGGGGAGGAAGGGGAAGGGCGGGGTTCTGTCGGAGACTTCACGGCGTCCTGCCAGTATCTGTAAAGCACCACTGAAGAAGTGTCGACCATCATGAGTGGGGCGTGAACAGGCCGGGCCCCATGACGAGCCCCATGACAAAGGAGTGTCCTATGCCGGACAACGGCAGTTTCGGAAACGAGTACGGTGACCAGCGGCGCGGTGGATGGGGCGGTCCGCGGGGTCCGCAGCCGCAGGGGCAGCAGGGTCAGTACGGTCCGCAGGGCCCGCTGCAGCCGCCGCAGGGTCAGCAGGGCCAGCAACCCCCGCAGGGGCCGGGCCAGCAGTCTCCCCAGGGGCCGCAGGGTCTGCAGGGTCCGCAGCCGGCCGGGCGTCCCGCGCCCGCACAGCGGGCGAAGCGCCGGTTCTCCACTCCCGCGGTGGCCTCGATGGTCGTCGCCGTCGGCGTGGTCGCCAGCGCCCTGACCTCCGTCATCTGGAACAGTGTCGACGACGGCAACGGTTCCGGCAGTTCCGGCGCGGCGTTCAGCACCACGGTCGTCGGCGACAAGCAGCAGGCGTCGGACAACAAGCCCAGCGACGGCTCGGTCGAGTCCGTCGCCCAGAAGGTCCTGCCCAGTGTCGTGTCGATCCAGGTGCAGTCCAGCCGGGGCGAGGCTGAGGGGTCGGGCTCCATCATCAGCTCCGACGGTCTGATCGTCACGAACAACCACGTCGTGGAAGGCGCCGGGGACGGCGGCTCGAACCTGCTGGTGCGGACCAATGACAACCAGAACCTCAAGGCCAAGGTCGTCGCGACGGACCCGAGCACCGACATCGCCGTCATCAAGGCGGACGGCGGTCAGAACCTCACCCCGATCACTATCGGCGACCCCTCGTCGCTGAAGGTCGGGCAGTCGGTGGTCGCCGTCGGCTCCCCGCTGGGACTGCAGTCCACGGTCACCCAGGGCATCGTCTCCGCGCAGAACCGCCCGGTGCAGGCCACCGGGGAGTCCGGCGGTGAAGGGTCCCTCATCGACGCGATCCAGACCGATGCGGCGATCAACCCGGGCAACTCGGGCGGCGCGCTGGTCAACCTCAACGGTGAACTCATCGGTATCCCGTCGGTCATCGCCACCCTCGGCGGCGGGCAGCAGGAGTCCGGCTCCATCGGTCTGGGCTTCGCCATCCCGGCCAACCAGGCGATGGACACCGCCAAGCAGCTCATCGACAACGGGAAGGCCAGCCACCCGATCATTGACGCCCAGGTGGACACGCGGGACACCAGCGTGGCCGGCGCACTCATCGCCGAGGTCGGCCAGGGTGGCCCCGCGGACAAGGCGGGACTCAAGGGCGGACAGGTCGTGACGAAGGTCGATGACCGGGTGGTGGACACGGGTGTGTCACTGATCGCCGGCATCCGGTCCCACAAGGTCGGCGACGAGGTCACCCTGACCGTCACCGACAAGGACGGCGGAAATCCCCACGAAGTGAAGGTGACGCTGACCGCCTCCGAATAGTGCCCGGTTTCCGGCCGGTGGTGGATACGGGGGCGGCCACCGCTATACAGGACCCGCCCGAGGAGTTACCGTAGGGCCAGGAAACTCAGGACAGCGTAAGGAATCGAGGAACGAGGAGATGACCGTGGATACGAGCGAGGGTGCAGGCACGACGGCCGAGGACCGGCGGGAGGACGGCCTGCCCGACGTCGTCGATCTCCTCGACGTCCCCGGTCTCGTCGATTTCGCCGGATCGGAACCGGGCCGGCGCGCCGGTCTGAGCAGGCTGGACGAGGATGACCTGGACGGCCCGGACGAGGCGGAACTCCGGTCGCTCGACCAGCAGGAGGAGCTGCGGGAGCCGGGTGGACAGCGCCACTCGCTGCTTCATGCACTCGTGGTCATCGTGACCGACCGGGAGGAGCCGGACCAGTCCGGCGAGCTCGTGGCGGAACTGCTCGCCGAGGAAGACTTCATGGTGGACGCCGTCCTCACCGTCGAGTCCCGCAAGTCCGCGGTGCGGCAGGCGCTGGAGACCGCGGTCGTCGGCGGCGCCGACCTGGTCATCACCGTCGGTGGAACCGGAGTGGGGCCGCGGGACCGGACCCCGGAGGCGACGAAGGGTGTGCTGGACCGCCGGATCCCGGGGATGGCCCAGGCCCTGCGGGCCTCGGCACTGGCCTGCAACGCCGTGGACGGCGGGCTGTCCCGCGGTCTGGCCGGGGTCTCCGGGTCGACGGTCGTCGTGAACCTGGCCGGGTCGCGGTCCGCGATCCGCGACGGTATGGCGACGCTGTGCCCGCTGGTCCGGCACGTCATCGGGGAGCTGAACCAGGCGTGAGTCACGGGGGACGCAGGGGGCGCCGCCGGACCGGCGTGCTCGGGGGCGCGCACCGGCCGGAGCCGGGAAAGACCGGACCGGGGGGTCAGGACGGTGCGCTGCCCGACCGGTCGGGCGACCGGGACGCCGGTGGCTTCAGCGACCGGTTCTGGAACGAACAACGCCCGCCTCACTGGGGGTGAGACGGGCGGGTGCGTCGCGCCTGCGGCGCTCGCAGTCCTAGTTCGCGGAGTGGCGTCCGGTGTCGGGGCTGTCGGTGAGGGAATCCGGCAGGCTGTCGGGCAGCGGTCCGGCCGACGGATCCGTGACGTGCTGGGCGGCCAGCAGGTCGCGGATCTCGATGAGCAGGTCGGTCTCGGAGGCCGCGGCGGCCTCCTCGGTGTCCTGACCCTTGCGCTTCGCGGCGGCCTCGGCCATCTTGTTGATCGGCAGCACGATGATGAAGTAGACGACCGCGGCGATGATGATGAAGTTGATCACGGCCGTGATGATCGCGCCGAGGTCGATGGTCGTCGAGTCGTCGCCGGCCTTGATCTTCCAGGCGAGACCGTCGACGTCACCGCCGCCGCCCAGGGCGTTGATCAGCGGCTGGATGAGGTTGTCGGTCAGCGCGGTGACGATCGCCGTGAATGCGGCGCCGATGATGACACCGGTGGCAAGTTCGATGACGTTGCCGCGCATGATGAAGTCTTTGAAGCCCTTGAGCATGGGTACCTCCGGTTGATCGGGTGGCTACCGGTGGGCACCGGTAGGAGAGACGCCGTCATCGGTGACGACGACCGGGACCGCGAGATCGAGCGTCGTCCGGGGGACCGGGACACCGAATTCCTCATGATCCACGAGTGCCAACAGTCTGCCACGGTACGCCGCTCCCGCGCGTGAGCGGATGTTACCGGAGTGACGGATGGTGTCCAGTGCAAAGGTGCGGTCGTAGAACCCGCCGCCCTGCCCCAGCCGCACACCGTCGGCGTCCACCGCCAGGGCAGGCAGCACCACGACCAGGTCGGCGGGCAGTGCGGACAGTGGCCGGGGCGCGTCCACCCCGGTCGCCGACGGAACCGGAACCGGCTCGCGGATACCGTAGGCGGCGGTGCGCCGGTGGTCGGGACCGACGTCCGGCAGCCACCGCAGCGGACGCCCCGGGGCGTCCACGACCGGGAGCCAGACCTGCCGCCCGGTGGCAGCCAAGCGGTCGGGGAGGTCGGCGCCGCCGGGTTCCCCGGGCAACGGGGCGAACGCCGCGACGGCGGCAGGCCGGCCGCCGCCGGTGTCGTCGGCGTCGAGACTGTCGAGGTACCGGCAGAGGTTGGTCACCAGCGCGGCGTCCCGCCGGGCCCGGTCGGGGGTGGCGGCGAGGGTGGTGCGGCGGGCACGCAGCCGCCGTCGGAGTTCCGTCTTCCGCCGGTCGGTGTCCTCGGCAGGGGCGGTGGCAGGCTCGCCGGCAGCGTCGCAGGTACGGTCGCCGGCAGGGTCACGGGGGGAGGCAGGGGCCATGTCTCCGGGATGATAGCCGGAGTGTGCACCACACGGCACGCCGACGGTGGCTGTATCCTGCTACCCATGGCTTCAACATCACAGACGGCTACGGCACCCCTCACCAGTGGCCTCCGGACTGCTGTCGTGCCGGCGGCGGGCCTGGGGACGCGCTTCCTGCCGGCCACGAAGACGGTCCCGAAGGAGCTGCTGCCGGTGGTCGACACCCCCGGCATCGAGCTCATCGCCCGGGAGGCCGCGCAGGCCGGCGCCACCCGCCTCGCCGTCGTCACGGCCCCCCGCAAACAGGGGGTGATGGAGTACTTCGAGCGTGATGAACTGCTCGAGGAGACCCTGGCGGCACGGGGGAAGACCGACCAGCTGGCGAAGGTGCGGGCGGTCAACGGTCTCGTGGACGCCGTCGCGGTGGACCAGGACCGGCCGCTCGGCCTCGGACACGCCGTCGGCTGCGCCGAGAGCACCCTCGACGACGACGAGGAGTTCTTCGCCGTCCTGCTGCCCGACGATCTGGTGCTGCCGACCGGAGTCATCAACGAGATGGTGAAGATCCGCGAGGAACTCGGCGGCACCGTGCTCTGCGGTTTCGAGGTGCCGGAGAGCGAGGTCTCGAACTACGGGGTCTTCGACATCGAGCAGAGCGAGGGCGGTGTCGGCGGGGTGGCCGGCGAGGACGTGAAGAAGGTCCGCGGGATGGTCGAGAAACCCGATACCGCGGACGCCCCCTCCACCGTCGTCGCCACCGGCCGCTACCTGCTGGACCGGAGCATCTTCGACGCCCTGCGGCGGATCGCCCCCGGTAAGGGCGGCGAACTCCAGCTCACCGACGCCATTGAACTGCTCATCGAGGAAGGTCACCCGGTCCACGTGTACATCCACCACGGCGGCCGGCACGATCTCGGCAACCCGGGCGGGTACATCCGGGCGTGCGTCGATGCGGCGCTGCAGGACGACACCTACGGTCCGTCGCTGAAGACCTGGCTGGCCGACAGACTGGGACAGGAGAACTAGACCGACGTGAGAACCGTTGAGGAGCAGCTGGCCACGGTCAGCGCGGCCGCGGTCGCCCCGGAACCGGTGCGGACCGCGATCTCGGAGGCGCTCGGACTGCGCTGCGCCGAGCAGGTGGAGTCGGAGCAGACGGTGCCCGGATTCGACCAGGCGGCCCTCGACGGCTACGCCGTGCGCAGTGTCGACCTGCGGGACAGTGGGGTCACCCTCCCCGTCGTCGGCGAGGTGTCCGCCGGGTCGCACCGGCCGGTGCGGTTGCAGCCGCACCAGACCGTGCGGGTGCAGGCGGGGGCCCCGATCCCGACCTTGGCGGACGCCGTCCTGCCGCTGGACTGGGCGGAGGTCGACGGCCGCCGGGCCGTCCCGTTGCGGCGGGTGGCCTCCGGACAGTTCGTCCACCGGGAGGGCTCCGACGTCCAACCCGGTGACGTCGTCGTCGAAGAGGGCTCGGTCATCGGCGCCGCCCAGGTGGGGCTGCTCGCCGCCGTCGGCCGGGACAAGGTCCTCGTCTACCCGAGGCCGCGCCTGTCGGTGATGTCCTTCGGCCCCGAACTCGTCGATGTCGGACGCGAACCTTTGCTGGGGCAGATCACCGACGTGAACTCCTACGCGCTCGCCGCCGCCGGCCGTGAAGCCGGGGCCGAGGTGAACCGGCCGGGCATCCTCAGCGGTGAGCCGCGCCGGTTGCGCGACATCATCGAGGGACAGCTCATCAGGTCGGAGATCGTGGTGATCGCCGGTGGTGTCGGCGGTGCGGCGAGCGACCGGTTGCGGGAGGTGCTCGATGAACTCGGGGAGCTCGACGTCTCGCGGGTGGCGATGCACCCCGGCTCGGTGCAGGGGTTCGGGACGCTCGGCGCCGACCGGGTCCCCACCTTCCTGCTGCCGTCGAATCCGGCGGCGGCACTGGTGACCTTCGAGGTGATGGTGCGTCCGCTGGTCCAGATCCTGCGCGGCCAGCGCCAGTCCACCCGGCGCAAGGTGCAGGCGCGCACGATCGCCGCGATCAGTTCCGCACCCGACCGGCGCGGTTTCATCCGTGGTCAACTGATGCGCGACCGGCAGACCCGGGAGTTCCTCGTGGACCCGCTGGGTGCCGGGGGAGCGGTCGAGGTCGATCCGGGCGAGCCGACCCATCTGCTGGGCAGCCACGGCCAGTCGAACTGCCTGATCTCGGTGCCTCGGGAGCAGACCCGGATCGAGCCCGGCGAAGTCGTCGACGTGATGTTCCTCAGCAACCGGCCATGATGGGCGGCCAGGACCGCCATCCGGGATGGCCGGCGAAGACGCCCGTCGCCGCGACCCGGGCGGGCGGGGTACGCCTGCGCCCGCTGTCGCGACGCGACGGGCGACGGTGGTCGGAGTACCGGATCGCCGACGAGGCCCAGCTGCGTCCGGTGGAACCGACGGTGCAGGGTGACTGGGCGGACGCCCACTCCGGCCAGATGTGGCGGCGCAATGTCACCGGGCTGCTCGACATGGCGAGGCAGGGCGTTCTCGCACCGTTCGCCATCGAGGTGGAGGGCCAGTTCGCCGGGCAGCTCACGCTCGGCAACATCCAGCACGGTGTGGTGAGCAGCTGCTGGATCGGCTACTGGGTGTACTCGGGTTTCGCCGGCAACGGCGTGGCGACCGCGGCGGTGGGCCTGGGTACCGACCATGCGATGCGCTACATCGGCCTGCACCGGGTCGAGGCGACGGTCCTGGAGACCAACACGGCCTCCCGCCGGGTGCTGGCCCGCGCCGGCTACCGGGAGGAGGGGCGGCTGGTCCGCAACCTGCACATCGACGGCCGGTGGCGGGACCATCTGCTCGTCGGCCTGACGGTCGAGGAGACCGGGGGCGGTGTGCTGGCGGGACTGCAGCGGTCGGGAATTCTCCCGGCACGACTGCGGTAATTCCGGCGCGCCTGGTGCCGGTGGTGCGTGAGGGCACGTAGGGTGGGGCATCACGCCGTCCCCCAGCGAGAGGAATAGTCAGTGTCGGGTTCCCTCAGCTCCGTCATACTCATTGCCGTCGTGTGGCTGCTGCTGCTCACCCCGTTGTTCCTGCGTCGTCACCAGCCGGTGCGACGGACCTCGAAGGCCCTGTCCGAGACCAGGGTGCTGCACGAGGGTGGAACTGGGATCGAGCGGCCACACCGGCGTCCACTGCCCGCCGAGAGCCTCTACCACGCGGACCCCGACGAGGACATCGAACTGGTGGACGCCGAACCTGAGCAGGTGCTCATCGACGACACGCCGGATGCCGCGGAGCGGGCCGTGCCGACCCGGGTGATCGACGGTGAAGTCGTCGGCTACCGGCCGCTCGATGACGAGGACACCGGGGAGTTCCCGCCGGTGGACGTCGACAGCGACGATGACGTGGTCGCCGTGCGGGAGCTCGGCGGCGAGGTCACGGTGGTCGTCGCCGAGGACGCCGGCGCTGCTGACACAGACGACACCGACGACGGAGCCGACACAGCCGACACAGCCGACACAGCCGACACTGACACCGTCGACGACGCCGAAGACACCGACGGCACCGACGAGGACCGTCCGGACTTCGCGGCCGTGCCCGTCGCCTACTTCCGCGGCGGGGACACGGATGTCTCGGTCGGTACCGATGACACGGTGGTGGAACGTGCCGGCCTGCCCGCCGTCCGCGAACCGGAGCAGCCGGAGGAACTGACGGACGAGGATCTGGCGTATGCGGCGGCGCACCGCGGCCGGGGATTCTACGACCCGGTGACCTCCCAGGAGCTGGCCGAACGCCGGCAGACCCGGCGGCGGCGGACTCTCGCGGGACTCGGTGTCCTGCTGGTGCTCGCCGTGGTCGGCGGGGTGTTCGTCGGCGGCGCGGCATGGGCCGCGGTCGTCGTCATGGCCGCACTCACCGGCGTGTACCTCTACTACCTGCGCCGGCAGACGGTCGAGGAGCAGGAGCTGCGGCACCGGCGCATCGCCCGCATGCGGCGGGCCCGGGCCGGTGTCCGCAGTACGGACGACAGTGAACTCGGCGTGCCGGACCGGCTGCTGCGGCCGGGTGCGGTGGCGCTCGAGATCGACGACGAGGCCCCCGAATTCGCCGCCCTCCCGGTCGGGGACTACGTCGGCGACGACAGCGATGACGGCTACGGCAGCTACGACGGCCGTGGCGGCTACGACGACCGTCGGAGCTACCGCGCAGTCTGACCCGGCGTCCGGTACTAGTAGGCTGGGTCCATCATGAACACTCCCGCCGTCCGTGACGCGGCCCTGCTGCTGCTCCGTGTGGTCCTCGGTCTCGTCTTCATCGCCCACGGGTGGGACAAGGCGTTCCGGACCGGTATCGACGCGACCGTGACGGACTGGACCTCCCTCGGCATCCCCCAGCCCCGGATGTCGGCCTGGGCGGTGTCGGTCGTCGAGATGCTCGGTGGGGCGATGCTGGTCCTCGGCCTGCTGACGCCCGCCGCCGGCGTGGTCCTGGCCCTCGACATGGTGGCCGCCTTCTACTTCGTGCACCTGGACCACGGTCTGTTCGTCACGGAGGGGGGCTGGGAACTCGTTCTCGTCCTGTTCGCCGCCTGTGTGACACTCGTCGTGTTCGGTCCGGGACGCGCCAGCCTCGACCGGGCACTGTCCAGGTTCGGCTAGGGGAGGGGAGTACGTGGACTGTGAGGACGTAAGGGCGGTCCTGTCGGCGCGGCTGGACGGGGAACCCGATCCACCGGGGACCGACGGGGACGCCGTCGACGCACATCTGGCCGCCTGCCCGGACTGCCAGGCGTGGTACGCCTCGGTGAGCGATCTGAACCGTCGGCTCCGGGTCGGCGGCGTCGACGGGGCCGGTGCCGTCAGCGGGTCGGCGTCGGACGCGCGGGAACTGGCCGAGCAGATGGTCGCCCTCGCCGACCGGACGCCGGAGCTCTCCCACGGGCTGCGTAACAGGTCCCTGCCGCTGGTGGTGGCCCGGCTGGTGCTCGTGGTCCTGGCGGCGGCCTATGTCGTGTGGGCGGTGGTCCTGCTGGTCGGTGCGACCGGTGGAGACGGCGGCACGACGGTGGCCGGCTCCGGCGGGGCGGTGGGCAACGCCGGCGACCCGGATCTGGCCCGGATGTCGGTGGATGCCGCGACCGTTCGGCTCGCGCTGGCTGCCGGTCTGGTCCTCGGGGCGGTCCGGCCGCGGTCCGCCCCGGGCCTGCTGCCGGTGTTCCTGGCGCTGTGGGGTTTCGGGGCGGGGTTCTCGACCCGGGACCTCGTGCTGGGGTACCTCGATGTCGGGGCGGTCTCGGGTCTGCTGCTGCACCTGGTCGCCTGCGTGGCGCTGTGCGTGGTGTGGCTGGCCCGCCACCATGCGGTGGATCCGGTGCGCCAGTCGCTGCGGGGGCTGACCGCCCGGCCGGTGGCCTACAGTCCGTCGGACGCCGTCCGGAACTCGACCTGGCGGCCGGGCGACCCCGGCGACCGGCCGCTGTGATACTCCGGCCCGGTCAGGTCCAGCCGGGCAGCCACATGCGCAGCTGCCACTCGGTGTGCGTCAGCGGCATGCCGGTGAAGATCGGCAGGAAGAACAGGAACACCGCGACGACGAGGACCAGGTAGATTCCGCCGAGCGCGTAGCCGGTGCGGCGGAGCCAGAAGGCGGTCAGCCGACCTGCACCGGCAGCGGCGTCCGGACGCCGGAGCGACCACGTGGCAATCCGGCCGAGCAGCAGGCCCAGACCGATGACGATGAACGGCGCGAGGTTCGCGGCGTAGAACAGGTACATCTGCCGGTCGACGTTGAGCAACCAGGGCAGGAACCCCGCGAGGTAGCCGACGACCGGCACCGCCCAGCGGACGTCGCGCCGGACGGCGAGCCGCCACAGCCCCCACAGCAGGACGGGTGCGGCGAGGAACCAGATCACCGGGGTCCCGGTGAGCAGCACCACCTCCTTGTCCCCGGTCGTGTCACTGGTCTGGCTGTAGTACAGCAGGCCTCGGGTGCTGGCGATCCAGTCCCACGGTTTCGACTCCCACGGGTGGTGGTGACCGTTGGAGTTGGTCAGTTCCTCGTGGAAGTCGAGGACGGACAGGTGGTAGTAGAGGAAGTTCAGCCAGGAGTCCGGCAGGAAGTCCAGTCCCCAGCCGGCGATCCGCTCGTTGCCGGCCTCCGCCTCGTGGCGGAAGACGCTGGTCTCCGAGGAGAACCAGGTGCGCCAGGACAGGATGTAGACCATCGCCGGGACGATGACGAGGGAGGCCACGGCGGGCACGCAGTCACGGCCGAGGGTGCCCCGCAGCGGCTGCCGGACGCCGAACCGGTGGCGCCGCCACCAGTCGATCCCGACGACCGCGACGCCGAAGAAGGCGATGTAGTACAGGCCGGACCACTTCACCGCCACGGCACAGCCCAGCGTCACGCCGGCGGCGAACCGCCACCAGCGGTAGCCGAGCCGGGGACCTGCCGACGAGTCCGCCATCCGGCCCTCGGCGGCGACCCGCCGGAACCGCGCCTCCATCTGCGCATGGTCGCGGAGGAGGAGGTAGACGGTGAGGACGACGAAGAAGACCTGGAAGTGGTCGAGCATGCCGGACCGGCCGGTGACGAAGAGGATGCCGTCGCACAGGGCGAGCACGCCGGCGGCGAGCCCCGCCCAGTCGGCGGCGGCGACCGTCGCGGCATCCGGTGTGGCTCCGGCGCCCCCGGTTGCCCCGTCGCGGGCGGCGAGCATGAGCCGGCGGGTGACGGCGGCGCACAGCAGGATGACCCCGACCGCGCACAGTGCGGACATGATCCGCCAGCCGAACGGGGTGTCCCCGAACACAGCCAGTCCGATCGCCTCGATGTGTTTGCCCAGCGGTGGGTGGACGACCAGCCCGTAGGCCGGGTTATCCTCGATACCGCCGACGCCGGCGAACCAGCCGCCCCGGAGGATCTGCCAGGACTGGGGGACGTAGTGCTTCTCGTCGAAGACCGGGGTGCCCGCGTCGGTGGGGTGCGACAGTCCGATGAGGCGGGACGCCAGCCCCAGTACCGCGAGCGCGGTGAGGATGGTCCACCACCGGGTCGGCCGGTGACGGGCGGGGGCGGCGGTGGTCTCGTTCACAGGGAGCCATCCTATAAGGTCTTCAGACCATGGACGATGAAGTTCTCCGTCAGTTGCTTGACCGTGCTGCCTCGACCCGCCCCTGCCCGGGCGGCGGGATCATCCTCGCGGCGACCCCGCTCGGCACCGCCCTCGATGCCTCGGTGCGGTTCATCGACGCCCTCGGCAGCGCCGATATCGTCGCCGCCGAGGACACCCGCCGGACCCGTGCCCTGGCGGACAACCTGGGGGTGGAGATCACCGGGAAGATCGTCTCGAACTTCGACCACAACGAGGGGGAGCGGGCCGCCGGCCTCGTCGAGCGTGCGGCGTCCGGCGCGCGGATCCTCGTGGTGACGGACGCCGGGATGCCCTCGGTCTCCGACCCCGGCTTCCCGCTGGTGCAGGCCGCGCAGGCCGCCGGTGTGCCGGTGACCTGCCTGCCGGGGCCCTCGGCGGTGCCGACGGCGCTCGCCCTGTCGGGCATCGGGGTGGGGCACTTCGCCTTTGACGGCTTCGCCCCGCGCAAGGACGGCGACCGGCGGCGGTGGCTGGAACGGTTGCGCACCGAGCGCCGCGCTGTCGCCTT
This is a stretch of genomic DNA from Corynebacterium nuruki S6-4. It encodes these proteins:
- a CDS encoding GNAT family N-acetyltransferase; this encodes MMGGQDRHPGWPAKTPVAATRAGGVRLRPLSRRDGRRWSEYRIADEAQLRPVEPTVQGDWADAHSGQMWRRNVTGLLDMARQGVLAPFAIEVEGQFAGQLTLGNIQHGVVSSCWIGYWVYSGFAGNGVATAAVGLGTDHAMRYIGLHRVEATVLETNTASRRVLARAGYREEGRLVRNLHIDGRWRDHLLVGLTVEETGGGVLAGLQRSGILPARLR
- the glpR gene encoding gephyrin-like molybdotransferase receptor GlpR — protein: MSGSLSSVILIAVVWLLLLTPLFLRRHQPVRRTSKALSETRVLHEGGTGIERPHRRPLPAESLYHADPDEDIELVDAEPEQVLIDDTPDAAERAVPTRVIDGEVVGYRPLDDEDTGEFPPVDVDSDDDVVAVRELGGEVTVVVAEDAGAADTDDTDDGADTADTADTADTDTVDDAEDTDGTDEDRPDFAAVPVAYFRGGDTDVSVGTDDTVVERAGLPAVREPEQPEELTDEDLAYAAAHRGRGFYDPVTSQELAERRQTRRRRTLAGLGVLLVLAVVGGVFVGGAAWAAVVVMAALTGVYLYYLRRQTVEEQELRHRRIARMRRARAGVRSTDDSELGVPDRLLRPGAVALEIDDEAPEFAALPVGDYVGDDSDDGYGSYDGRGGYDDRRSYRAV
- a CDS encoding DoxX family protein, translating into MNTPAVRDAALLLLRVVLGLVFIAHGWDKAFRTGIDATVTDWTSLGIPQPRMSAWAVSVVEMLGGAMLVLGLLTPAAGVVLALDMVAAFYFVHLDHGLFVTEGGWELVLVLFAACVTLVVFGPGRASLDRALSRFG
- a CDS encoding zf-HC2 domain-containing protein, with the translated sequence MDCEDVRAVLSARLDGEPDPPGTDGDAVDAHLAACPDCQAWYASVSDLNRRLRVGGVDGAGAVSGSASDARELAEQMVALADRTPELSHGLRNRSLPLVVARLVLVVLAAAYVVWAVVLLVGATGGDGGTTVAGSGGAVGNAGDPDLARMSVDAATVRLALAAGLVLGAVRPRSAPGLLPVFLALWGFGAGFSTRDLVLGYLDVGAVSGLLLHLVACVALCVVWLARHHAVDPVRQSLRGLTARPVAYSPSDAVRNSTWRPGDPGDRPL
- a CDS encoding dolichyl-phosphate-mannose--protein mannosyltransferase, which produces MNETTAAPARHRPTRWWTILTALAVLGLASRLIGLSHPTDAGTPVFDEKHYVPQSWQILRGGWFAGVGGIEDNPAYGLVVHPPLGKHIEAIGLAVFGDTPFGWRIMSALCAVGVILLCAAVTRRLMLAARDGATGGAGATPDAATVAAADWAGLAAGVLALCDGILFVTGRSGMLDHFQVFFVVLTVYLLLRDHAQMEARFRRVAAEGRMADSSAGPRLGYRWWRFAAGVTLGCAVAVKWSGLYYIAFFGVAVVGIDWWRRHRFGVRQPLRGTLGRDCVPAVASLVIVPAMVYILSWRTWFSSETSVFRHEAEAGNERIAGWGLDFLPDSWLNFLYYHLSVLDFHEELTNSNGHHHPWESKPWDWIASTRGLLYYSQTSDTTGDKEVVLLTGTPVIWFLAAPVLLWGLWRLAVRRDVRWAVPVVGYLAGFLPWLLNVDRQMYLFYAANLAPFIVIGLGLLLGRIATWSLRRPDAAAGAGRLTAFWLRRTGYALGGIYLVLVVAVFLFFLPIFTGMPLTHTEWQLRMWLPGWT
- the rsmI gene encoding 16S rRNA (cytidine(1402)-2'-O)-methyltransferase, with the protein product MDDEVLRQLLDRAASTRPCPGGGIILAATPLGTALDASVRFIDALGSADIVAAEDTRRTRALADNLGVEITGKIVSNFDHNEGERAAGLVERAASGARILVVTDAGMPSVSDPGFPLVQAAQAAGVPVTCLPGPSAVPTALALSGIGVGHFAFDGFAPRKDGDRRRWLERLRTERRAVAFFESPHRLQRTLETAVEVLGPDREAAVCRELTKVHEEIRRDSLAGLVAWADAGGTDGAGIRGEITVVVSAAPETGPVDPADLVAVVAERTAGGERLKDACKAVGREYGVPNRELYEAVLASRG